The proteins below are encoded in one region of Strix aluco isolate bStrAlu1 chromosome 8, bStrAlu1.hap1, whole genome shotgun sequence:
- the DNTTIP2 gene encoding deoxynucleotidyltransferase terminal-interacting protein 2: MVLSVLHSGISSPQTHPASPLPPARGARLYRWPRCSPAAGAGTPLRSPLPGSRSRAPPAAAGPVPPSGAGRAGGKGGPGAAGKMVATRLAAARRSEQQARVRARAGSGSSSGPEPADSVEMASAEVSTPVSMRMTRRRTKLICKPEVIQESQCEELEHAETKSDVSDSLEMQIARKENTTVCSAQSVAEPQADGNVSETESNCSAVSGLQTPLFVRVTRRRQIVVPYQPDSPDKKRHDKTAFLNKLGSILDEDDVSEAESCSSTVSGVQIPNVTRTTRSRQSKKKLQPDTVCEVQSEDVSDAESCCLSYPMKSSVTAKRITRTMQMKLQAENTKQAGKGDISVSEDKNLVEDTVKSEPVIISDSGPTAELVSDTEDASSVTEDSKEPNSIKSKCSKFANTTWSGDVKEEVLNDVTPSSLTKMKLSDPELPGKKAIKNTQSVVVDDSEGACGQIKEEYSKILARVGKLEHMAVSLTDCMSSKQFLESQGQITPNESEKIPECKRADAEPDAEQSFAHADKLRKDEQASAGSSPQKDTTVAQRTDSVGRCRVLEISVDSGGDQTGEYAESVSHSSERSSRGNNSITLFLDKDESDKSENSDVVDIGTVEENLCYKEADERTPSLSKSLENSSLPAEGLFVIDTEPGMSSSQKYYLDQVDQGSDAESKHEGSEKGEESSDLEEAEDELIDEDEKDEDDDLLKSKTDILHLSSSIDPGLNIKKLGGLYISFDAKNQKPKSNVIKQLKEKRKDELLQKSVITPDFEKKECVPAFRESLHQLKKQRRAEREKTTGDGWFGMKAPEITSELKNDLKVLKMRASLDPKHFYKKNDRDGLPKYFQVGTVVDSPIDFYHSRIPKKQRKRTIVEELLADSEFRRYNKKKYQEIMSEKAAFAAGKRKRKKKKFHN, encoded by the exons ATGGTCTTGAGCGTCCTCCACTCGGGGATTTCATCACCTCAGACCCATCCGGCCTCTCCCCTCCCTCCGGCACGCGGGGCTCGGCTGTACCGGTGGCCCCGCTGctcgcccgccgccggggccggcaCGCCGCTGCGCTCCCCGCTCCCTGGCTCCCGCAGCCGGGCTCCACCCGCCGCTGCCGGCCCGGTCCCGCCCAGCGGCGCCGGAAGGGCAGGCGGAAAGGGCGGGCCCGGCGCTGCTGGCAAGATGGTGGCCACCAggctggcggcggcgcggcgcagcGAGCAGCAGGCGCGGGTCCGGgcccgggcgggcagcggcagCTCCTCCGGGCCCGAGCCCGCCGACTCGGTGGAG ATGGCATCTGCTGAAGTTAGTACTCCTGTGTCTATGAGGATGACTAGAAGAAGAACTAAATTAATTTGTAAGCCAGAGGTAATTCAGGAATCTCAGTGTGAAGAGTTGGAACATGCAGAAACAAAGTCAGATGTCAGTGATAGCTTAGAAATGCAAATTGCTAGAAAGGAGAACACAACTGTTTGTTCAGCACAATCAGTTGCTGAACCACAAGCTGATGGGAATGTGTCAGAAACAGAGTCAAACTGCTCTGCTGTGTCTGGTCTTCAGACACCTTTGTTTGTAAGAGTAACAAGAAGACGACAGATTGTAGTTCCTTATCAACCAGATTCTCCTGACAAAAAAAGGCATGACAAGACAGCTTTTCTAAATAAGTTAGGTAGTATTCTGGATGAAGATGATGTCTCTGAAGCTGAGTCTTGTTCCTCTACTGTTTCTGGTGTCCAGATACCTAATGTTACCAGGACTACAAGAAgcaggcaaagcaaaaagaaattgcagCCAGATACAGTTTGTGAAGTCCAGAGTGAAGATGTTTCTGATGCAGAGTCATGCTGCTTAAGTTATCCGATGAAATCATCAGTCACTGCCAAACGAATTACTAGGACCATGCAAATGAAATTACAGGCAGAAAATACTAAGCAGGCTGGGAAGGGAGATATAAGTGTTTCAGAAGATAAGAATTTAGTTGAGGACACTGTTAAATCTGAGCCAGTAATAATTTCTGATTCTGGACCTACTGCAGAACTTGTCTCTGACACAGAAGATGCTTCCTCTGTCACTGAGGATAGTAAAGAACCCAATTCAATTAAAAGCAAATGTTCTAAATTTGCCAATACAACCTGGAGTGGAGATGTGAAAGAAGAGGTTTTGAATGATGTGACACCCAGCAGTCTTACAAAAATGAAACTAAGTGACCCTGAATTGcctggaaaaaaagcaataaaaaatacaCAGTCTGTTGTGGTAGATGATTCAGAGGGAGCATGTGGCCAAATAAAAGAAGAATACAGCAAAATACTTGCAAGGGTGGGGAAATTAGAGCATATGGCTGTTTCTTTGACTGATTGCATGAGTTCCAAACAATTTTTAGAATCCCAAGGGCAAATAACAccaaatgaaagtgaaaaaattcCAGAATGCAAAAGAGCAGATGCTGAGCCAGATGCAGAGCAGTCTTTCGCCCATGCTGATAAATTAAGAAAGGATGAGCAAGCTAGTGCAGGGAGCAGCCCACAAAAGGACACAACTGTTGCACAAAGAACTGATAGTGTTGGTAGATGCAGGGTGCTGGAGATCAGTGTGGACAGTGGTGGAGACCAAACAGGAGAATATGCTGAATCTGTATCCCACAGCAGTGAAAGATCAAGCAGAGGAAACAATTCTATTACATTGTTTCTGGACAAAGATGAAAGTGACAAATCTGAAAATAGTGATGTGGTGGACATAGGTACAGTTGAAGAGAATCTGTGTTATAAAGAGGCAGATGAGAGGACTCCTTCCCTCAGCAAATCTTTAGAAAACAGTTCACTGCCTGCTGAAGGGCTTTTTGTAATTGATACTGAGCCTGGCATGAGTTCTAGCCAGAAGTATTATCTAGATCAGGTAGACCAAGGTAGTGATGCTGAAAGTAAGCATGAAGGAAGTGAAAAAGGTGAAGAATCCTCAGATCTGGAAGAAGCTGAAGACGAGTTGATAGATGAAGATGagaaagatgaagatgatgatttGTTGAAAAGCAAGACTGACAT CTTACATCTTTCCAGCAGTATAGACCCTGGTTTGAATATCAAGAAACTTGGAGGTTTATATATTAGTTTTGATGCAAAAAACCAGAAGCCTAAGTCGAATGTAATTAAACaactgaaggagaaaaggaaggatgaG cTCTTGCAGAAGAGTGTAATAACTCCAGATTTTGAGAAAAAGGAATGTGTCCCAGCCTTCAGGGAATCCCTTCACCAGCTCAAGAAACAACGCAGG GCAGAGCGAGAGAAAACAACAGGTGACGGTTGGTTTGGTATGAAAGCCCCAGAAATCACAAGTGAACTGAAAAATGATCTTAAAGTTTTGAAGATGAGAGCTTCATTGGACCCTAAGCATTTTTATAAGAAGAATGATAGAGATGGTCTACCCAAGTACTTCCAG GTTGGAACTGTGGTTGATTCTCCCATAGACTTTTACCATAGTCGAATCCCtaagaaacaaaggaagagaacAATTGTTGAAGAGCTGCTTGCAGATTCTGAGTTTAGAag ATATAATAAAAAGAAGTATCAGGAGATCATGagtgaaaaagcagcttttgcagCAGGGAAGAGGAAACGGAAGAAGAAGAAATTTCACAATTAA